The nucleotide window ACTTCCGGACGGCGTGTTCCCCCTCATCGTGCGCCCGCTGGGATCGCACGCGGGCCATGACCTCGACAAGATCGATACGCCGGCCGACCTGGCGGCTTACCTGGAACGCGTGCCGGCCGAAGCGTTCTACCTGTCGCGCTTCGTCGATTATCGCGGCGCGAACGGCCTGTTCGGCAAGTACCGCGTGGTGCTGGTCGAGGGCGTGCCGTACCTGGCGCACTTCGCCAGTTCCGAGCACTGGATGGTGCACTATCTGAACGCCGGCATGGGGGAAAGCGCGGCCAAGCGCGCGCTGGAGGCGGAAGCGATGGAACACTTCGATGCCACCTTCGCGGCGCGCCACCGCGCCGCGCTGGCCGAGATCGACCGCCGCATCGGCCTGCCCTACGTGGGCATGGATTGCGCCGAGACGCCGGACGGCAAGCTGCTCGTGTTCGAAGTCGACAACGCCATGATCGTGCACGCGATGGATGACGAAGCCATGTACCCGTACAAGAAGCCCGCCATGCGCAAGATCTTTATCGCGTTCCGGCGGATGCTGGAGAATGCCCGTACCCGCCGCTGACGCATGTACCACCGGTGTCCGACACATTTTCCGGATGAAGCGCCCGGAAAAAATGTCCGACACCAGGCCGCCGATCCCGGCACGCCACGTTCTACCGCGCCGCCTCAAGCCGCTGCACCGCCAGCTCCTCGAGCCCCTTCAGCATCGCATCGATATCGCGCCGCTCGCTGCGATGGTTGACGATCGCCACGCGGATCGCCACCTTGCCCCGCAGCGTCGTCAGCGACGGCGCGGCGATGCCCGCTTCCTGCAAGTCGGCCACCAGCGCGGCATTGAAATCGTCGGCATCCAGGCCGTCCGCCATGCCGGTCACCATGCCGGTCACCTTATAGCGGAAGCACACGATGTTCAGCGACACCGGCGCCAGCAGCTCGAAGGCGGGGCGCTGGCGCACCTCGCCGGCCAGGTAACGGGCCAGCGCGCAGGTGCCGGCGATCGCCGCGCCCATCCGGTCGGCGCCATGGGCCTGCAGCGTGAACCAGGTCTTCAGCGCGCGGAAGGAGCGGGACAGGTCCGGCCCGAAATCGCACGGCCACGGCGACCCGCCGGCCATGCCGCGCGGTTCGCGTTTCAGGTAGCGGGGCGCCGCGGAGAAGGTGTCGCGGTGCAGCTCGCCGTCGCGCACCAGCACGAAGCCCGCGTCGTACGGCACCTGCGCCCACTTGTGGAAATCGAAGGCGATCGAGTCGGCCTGCTCGATGCCGTCGAGCAGTGGGGCCAGTTCCGCCGACAGCATCGCCATCGCGCCGAAGGCGCCGTCGACATGGAACCACAGGCCGTTGGCGCGGGCGATCGCCGCCACGCGCGCCAGCGGGTCGATCGCGGCGGTGTCCACGGTGCCGGCGGTGGCCGCCACGAAGAAGGGCCGCAGGCCGGCCCGCACGTCGGCGGCGATGGCCTGTTCCAGCGCCGCGGTGTCCATGCGGTAGGCGTCGTCGAGCGGCACCAGGCGCAGCGCGGCGCGGCCGATGCCGGTCAGGTCCATCGCCTGGGCGATGCAGTCGTGCGCCGCCGCCGACGTGTAGGCGACCAGGCCCTGTCCCATGCTGGCAAGGCCGGCGTCGCGGACTTCTAGCCCCAGCATGCGGCGGCGCGCCACCAGGACGGCGATCATGTTGGCCATCGATGTGCCGGTGACGAAAATGCCGCTGGCACCGGCCGGGAAGCGGAACAGCTCCGCCATCCAGCGCGCCACCTGGCGCTCGACTTCGACGGGAACCTGGTCGCGACCGCCGACGTTCGCGTTCAGCCCCGCCGCCAGCATCTCGGCCAGCATGCCGACCGGCGTGCCGCCGCCGTGCACCCAGCCGAAGAAGCCGGGGTGCGCATTGCCGACCGCGTAGGGCAGCACGTCGTCCATGAAGGTGCGATGGAGGCCGGCGAGGTCGCTGCCGGCGCGCGGCAGCGGCGCCTGGAATGTCGCGCGCACCTCGGCGGGCGCCGGCTGCCACACGGGCCGCTCGCGCAGGTGTTCCAGGTAGTCGAACATATCGTCGAGCATGCGGTGGCCCTGCTCGCGCAGCGCCGACCAGTCGTCGGGATCGAGGGAAGTCTTGTGCTCGGCCATGGCAGCTCCTTGTTGCGGATGGCGGCACTATACTTCACGGACGCGTCCGGCAGGCGCAGGGGACGCCGGGCTTATCCGCTCACGCTTACTTGCAAACGCTTACTTGCATACGCTTACTTGCAGGCGCTTGCTTGCAGGTGATTTGCTGATGCTTGTTTGCCGACGCTTGTTTGCCGACGCCCGCTTGCCAGCGCTTAGCGGCTCACGATCAGCTTCAGCCCCAGCGCGATGAACACGGCGCCGGCCATGCGGTCGAGCACCACGCCGGCCCGCGGCTTGCGGCTCAGCCATCCGCCGATGGCGCCGGCGAACCAGCCCAGGAGGCCGAACAGCACGGCCGCCTGCAGCGTGAACGTGACCCCCAGCGCGG belongs to Pseudoduganella albidiflava and includes:
- a CDS encoding pyridoxal phosphate-dependent decarboxylase family protein; amino-acid sequence: MAEHKTSLDPDDWSALREQGHRMLDDMFDYLEHLRERPVWQPAPAEVRATFQAPLPRAGSDLAGLHRTFMDDVLPYAVGNAHPGFFGWVHGGGTPVGMLAEMLAAGLNANVGGRDQVPVEVERQVARWMAELFRFPAGASGIFVTGTSMANMIAVLVARRRMLGLEVRDAGLASMGQGLVAYTSAAAHDCIAQAMDLTGIGRAALRLVPLDDAYRMDTAALEQAIAADVRAGLRPFFVAATAGTVDTAAIDPLARVAAIARANGLWFHVDGAFGAMAMLSAELAPLLDGIEQADSIAFDFHKWAQVPYDAGFVLVRDGELHRDTFSAAPRYLKREPRGMAGGSPWPCDFGPDLSRSFRALKTWFTLQAHGADRMGAAIAGTCALARYLAGEVRQRPAFELLAPVSLNIVCFRYKVTGMVTGMADGLDADDFNAALVADLQEAGIAAPSLTTLRGKVAIRVAIVNHRSERRDIDAMLKGLEELAVQRLEAAR